The following DNA comes from Phaeobacter inhibens DSM 16374.
GATCACTCCAAAGGCATCCGACAGCAGGTGCTGGCTGTGCAGGCCGGAGCTGTTTTGACCCAGTGTTGCAATCCCGATGTCGATTCGCTCACGGGACAATTCATGTAGGACAGATATGGAATCCATATCGCGAAGCTCGATATCGACATGCTCGAAATCACTGATATGTCTTGAAAAAACCAAAGGCATTACGGTGCCTGCAACAGATGGGACGGTGGCAATCCGCACATGTCCATGTGTGGCCTTGGCATAACCTTCAATCGCTTTGACCATTGTGTCGTATTGCTGCAACTCGCGCTCAGCCTGTTCCAGCACAAAGGCCCCCAGCGCCGTCAGGCGGTTCTTTCGATCGGTCTCAAACAGCGGTTCGCCCAGATGCGTCTCCAATTGTTTCAGCATCATCGACACCGCCGACGGTGTGCGCCCCAGAATGCCTGCTGCATCACTTAGGTTTCCGCTTCGGGCAACTGCGGCAAATCCGCGAAGCAACTCAATTTTCAGCGCCATAGCTAAAGACTTCAAAGTTTCTGAAATGATGTTCAGTTATTTGAGTTTGATTGAAGTGACCTCTCATGTCCATACCCATGGAAACTGAATTCTGTGTGAGGCCTCTGACCATGACTGATATCCAAAAGAACCTGATCGCCGGTGAATGGCTTGCTGGTGAGAGCGAAGTGGAGAACCGTAACCCGTCGGATCTGAGCGATCTGGTCGGTATCTTTGCCCAGGCCAGCGCCGATCAGCTGGAGGCGACACTGGATCAGGCGCAGGTGGCACAGCGCGAATGGGCTGCCTACGGTCTGGAGCGCAAACAGGCGGTGCTGAATGCCATCGGGAATGAAATGATGGCCCGCGCAGAGGAGCTGGGTACACTTCTCAGCCGTGAAGAAGGCAAGCCGCTGGCCGAAGGTAAAGGCGAAGTCTATCGCGCTGGCCAATTCTTCACCTACTACGCTGCCGAATGCCTGCGCCAGATCGGTGAGAATGCGGATTCTGTGCGCCCCGATATTGAGGTCGACGTCCGCCGCGAAGCTGTCGGAACCGTCGCGATTATCAGCCCCTGGAACTTCCCGACTGCAACCGCCTCCTGGAAAATTGCCCCGGCGCTTTGCTATGGCAATGCCGTGGTCTGGAAACCGGCAAATATCACCCCGGCATCGGCTGTTGCGCTGGCGGAGATCATTGAGCGGCAGGACATTCCCAAAGGTCTGTTCTCTCTGGTGATGGGGTCAGGCCGGTCCATTGGTCAGCGTCTGGTCGAAAGCCCCAAGGTGAACGCGATTTCCTTCACCGGTTCGGTGCCGGTCGGCAAGGGAATCGCGTCTGCCGCCATCCAGAACCTGACCAAGGTACAGATGGAAATGGGCTCCAAGAATGCGCTGGCAGTCATGGACGATGCAGATCTGGATTTGGCCGTGACGCTGGCACTTGGTGGTGCCTTTGGCGGCACCGGTCAGAAATGCACGGCCTCCTCGCGACTGGTGGTCCATGCCGGTGTTCATGACGCCTTCGTGGAGAAGCTGGTGGCAGGGGCACAGGCCATGAAGGTGGGTCACGCACTGGAAGCAGGCGTGCAGATGGGGCCAGTGGTCAGCGAACAGCAGCTGACTGAAAACCTCGCCTATGTTGATCTGGGCAAAACCGAAGGCGCCGAACTCGCCTGCGGTGGCCAGCGTCTCGAGATGCCGCATCAGGGGTTCTACATGTCCCCGGGCGTGTTCCTGAACTCAACAAACGACATGCGTATCAACCGCGAAGAAATGTTCGCGCCGCTGACTTCGGTCATTAAGGTTGGCAGCTATGATGAGGCGCTGAGCGTGGTGAATGACACCAACTTTGGCCTGACCTCGGGCATCGTCACCCAATCGCTGGCCCGTGCCACGCATTTCCGCCGCAATGCCCGCACCGGTGTTGTGACTGTCAATCTGCCGACCGCTGGAACCGATTACCATGTGCCCTTCGGTGGTCGTGGCGATAGCTCCTATGGTCCGCGCGAACAGGGCAAAGCAGCAGCGGAGTTCTACACCACAGTTAAGACTGCCTATATCAGCGCAGGCCCGGTTTGATGCGCCCGGCGCTCAGGATTGACGGGCTGCAATACGCCAACTGGTCGGAGAAGATCTTTCGCCAGCTGCGGGAGGGGGGCGTGGATGCAATCCACGTCACCATCTCCTACCATGAGAATTTTCGTGAGACGGTACTGAACTTCGAAAAATGGAACCGTTGGTTTGAACAGTTTCCTGATCTGATCATGAAGGGTCTCT
Coding sequences within:
- a CDS encoding aldehyde dehydrogenase family protein — its product is MTDIQKNLIAGEWLAGESEVENRNPSDLSDLVGIFAQASADQLEATLDQAQVAQREWAAYGLERKQAVLNAIGNEMMARAEELGTLLSREEGKPLAEGKGEVYRAGQFFTYYAAECLRQIGENADSVRPDIEVDVRREAVGTVAIISPWNFPTATASWKIAPALCYGNAVVWKPANITPASAVALAEIIERQDIPKGLFSLVMGSGRSIGQRLVESPKVNAISFTGSVPVGKGIASAAIQNLTKVQMEMGSKNALAVMDDADLDLAVTLALGGAFGGTGQKCTASSRLVVHAGVHDAFVEKLVAGAQAMKVGHALEAGVQMGPVVSEQQLTENLAYVDLGKTEGAELACGGQRLEMPHQGFYMSPGVFLNSTNDMRINREEMFAPLTSVIKVGSYDEALSVVNDTNFGLTSGIVTQSLARATHFRRNARTGVVTVNLPTAGTDYHVPFGGRGDSSYGPREQGKAAAEFYTTVKTAYISAGPV
- a CDS encoding LysR family transcriptional regulator, whose translation is MALKIELLRGFAAVARSGNLSDAAGILGRTPSAVSMMLKQLETHLGEPLFETDRKNRLTALGAFVLEQAERELQQYDTMVKAIEGYAKATHGHVRIATVPSVAGTVMPLVFSRHISDFEHVDIELRDMDSISVLHELSRERIDIGIATLGQNSSGLHSQHLLSDAFGVICTRNHPLAQERGKIDWGMLQNERLIANSLSAGINAEPSRILHDKALLKAQNLTSIMAMVRAEIGITILPEMAARAANAPELVFCRLADSQATRQIHLLRKTDTALSPAARLLEKHILTCAAELTEGGLS